The Helianthus annuus cultivar XRQ/B chromosome 15, HanXRQr2.0-SUNRISE, whole genome shotgun sequence genomic sequence tatgttttgctggctatgtatggttataatatctttcacttgagcttattgtcatgatataacctGTGTCAAGCGAAGAGGCATTTGAATGAGTTCAAAGAAACATTTCAGGTATaaatgatatttgattatattttactaacccatcaaaacaagtttggttagtcttgtagatgaaGGAATGTAACAAAACACAGTAATGGAAATATGATAATTTTTGGAAAGAGGcacctaaagtctcgttagaagattatacaacattgctcaacataaaggattgcacattaagggatcaagcaacaaatcattcgctacaaaggctttattcgactttcaaggaagatggacacacgtcacttaaatgatacatgttaaaatgagggggagacttattcaagttgcactctttttcccttgactaagttttgtcccattgggttttcttagtaaaggtttttaatgaggcaacatatctgatccaaaagtatcagggggagaaaatgcgcgctgcactctttttcccttagctgaggttttgtcccactgggttttcctagcaaggtttttaacgaggcagcatcaccaagcgtattaaagaatagtatatcatgtggatagtcaagggggagtgttatgaatgtatCCATTATGTAGTGACTATCCACCTCTATCCTATCTCTTTGGTTACTATTGTACTAATGTAAGGGCCTATATATAATGGCATTTGTATATGAAGTTGAAATCAATCAATAAGAAATCCATCTCCCATTCTCCCATTCTTCTCTATACATTGCTAGTAGGTCGTTGTTTTACAACAGTTTGTTAAAAAATGAGTTATACTTGTCAAGTGAAGTGTATCACCCGTGAAAGTTGttattaatttttaattttcTTATTTATGTTATTTTAATTCCAAACAATTTAGATCCAAGTAAATTGGAAGTGATTGGCTCCCATACATTTTCAAGAGCAATCTAACAACACAAATCTATAACTAACCAATTACAAAACATCTTCTCCAAAACTGTATTTCTTTTTAcaaattaaaaataatttatgATCTTAGATCCCATAAAAGAATTCAAGACTTATTATGCAGGCATCAGCATCGGATACGGTAAGGTTTTTCTTAAATTTTTCTAATaattcttatttttgttttcgAGGAATTAATTTGTTTCTGACATCAGAAACAAAATGGAGAAGCCATGCACGCAGAGAAAATGGATCGTGTGACACCAGGGCAAAGGCAAGAGCAAAGGGTGGCGGAGGCTCCAAACCAACCTCACCCACCCGCCTCTGCCGCCCCGGTTGCCACCACCAAAGGTAGCAATACTAGCGGTGCAATTTTGGAAAATGCTGCCGCGTCGGTTTCATCCGCCCTTCAATCCGCAAGGGAGGTGATTTCCAAACATTAGCCACATCCATATTTTTCAACATCTTATTTAGTTTTTTCATATTATTTGTGACCTTATTGTCTTTCATTTTCCAAATTCTTTACATGTACAGTTTTATTTGGAATCTATTCTTTACTCCTTGACCCTCaagtaaaagacccttttaccctttaatTCTCACATTAATGCAATGGTAATTTGTCCAGACTGATAAATGTGTCATCACTCATCTCTGTAATGGCAGCAACCCCATGAGTCAAACTTGAATGCAAGACCCACAAAATCAATATATATTCATGACACTAAATTCCTAAATTAATTTAGGGTTCATGATGCATTATAGATGGATTCGACCGGTTCAAAAATTATATGTTTTGAAAAATGGGATTTAGTGGTTCGTTCAGTTCACGCTTTAGAACAAGAAACCGGTTGTATAAACTGAAACGTCCGTTTAACTTTATTATTTAGTTTTTGTTTCATTTTTGAAAATAACGTTATTTttctaattttaacgttattttactaatttcgtgaaaataacgttaaaagctgaggaaggttaatcatgcatcatgtggtggcgttgatagcggaaagacaaaagggtacatgcactaatcggtctttgtcccgattgctgagtgttatttgccttatgtccaaggcttgatgcaaaactactatcgagccgagggtctcactggaagcagcctctctattcctacggggtagaggtaaggctgtctacatcttaccctcctcagaccctacctttactttgctattggtgggatttactgagtatgatgatgatgatgtttcatTTTTGAAATATGAAGTTATAACGTACTCGTTTATAAAAGAAAGCATTTGGTCGATCCGGCTGACCCAACCAACCCGGCCCAACCCTGCCCAAAACTTTCGTCAACACCGTCTGAAATGGATCGTAAACAGTACTAAATAAAAGTCAACAATCCCAGAATCTTGCAAAAACTAATGTTTTAGTTCTTACTTATCAAACTCAATAATCAAGATTTCATTAAACAACATACATAATTCTAACAAGAACTAATTATTGATTAGTGATGTAATCGCACCTTAACATCCTATTTTGAGAAATAAAATCGCCAAACTACTACGAAAACTAACGAAGGTTACTGACCATACACGAGTCGGTAAAGCCTGCCTCGTCACGAGCTCGGATCTTCTTCAACAGTGGTTCAGGTGAAGATGAAACCGGCGATGTTGATGCAACTGCCCACGAATCATTAGAGTTGTCACTGCTGAAATAGGAATCTATTACACCATTCGGGCTTGCAGGGGCAAACTGGTACTTTCGCTTCTGGCTTACGAAGTGGTTACTTCCATGATTATCAGATACTTCCAGGATAAATTTCACGCATTCGTCTACTTTTTCCTGTCATTGTTTACACAAACTTCAGATTTCGAATATTTAACATCGGAGACTGGTAATTTGATCTGAGCCCGCGTTAACCACTTGCTTGACGCGACCGGCCCGTTTTGCCAGGCTTACCCCATACATTAACTAGATAAAATAAGATAGTATTTAAAATTTCCGTTTGATATTTTTCTTCTCTACAAAGAAAATCTTTGAGCCCGTTTAGGTAAAAATGTCGAAGAACAAACCTCACTAATTTCAAGAAAATCTTTGAGCCCGTTTAGATAATCGAATGCATTATCGGGATCAACCTCCTTGATCACAAGGGCCATTGTCGCAGCTGCAATAACGGATGGAAGATAATCCAGATACCTTGAATCTGCATGTGTTTTACAAAGATCAGCCACTTCATTATCATAATTCAAAAAGCAGAACTGCAGAAGAACATCCAAACACCATTTTCTGCAGCGATAAACCGCTTTGTTATGACCGATTATTTTATTCTGATTATCTCATATCATATAACCACTTACGAAACGAATTGCCAAACACCCCCTTACAACAACTATAAATGCATATTCACAAACTTACCATTGACAACAGCAAGAACAGTTCTTTCACACCTCTGAACAAACTCTGAACATTGATGATGAGCGATCAAACCAAGCCTCCGCATAATGTAATCTGTAAACGCAAATGGGGTCACTGGATTCATCTTCCATTGAAGAGAATCAAGCACAAGAAGCTCCATTCTCATTATAGTCTTGGATTCGAACACAAACTTCGCTCCTTCTACCTAAACAACACCCACAAAACAAAACCCTACATTAATAACAAAATATTCACAttggcatttctacaaacacctagaGTGACTCGGCTCGGCTCATGGACAGACCAAGGCAGCTCAGCTAAACAAGCTGATTTCGAGCGAGCTTTTTTTCGACCGAACCATGAGCATTGAGCTTTTTAACAGCCCTACTGGACTGCATTAATAACAAAATACTCAGTGGCATTTTCAAAAACACTTGAGGTGCCTTAATAACCAAATGCTAACATCggcattttcacaaacacctGGAGTGACTTGGCCCGATTAAAGATTTGAGCTTTAACTCAAACGAGCAAGTCACGAGCCAAACCGCTCTAGGATAGGCTTATTTACAGACCAAGACGGCTGTGAGTGGCGATTTCGAGCCAGCTTTTTTCAACCGAACTGGGAGTGGTTTAATAACGAAATACTCACATCGCCCATGGCTTGGGCTTGGCTAGCATACATACCAAGCCAGCTCAGCTCAACTAATAAATAAACCAGCTGATTTCAAGCAAACGTTTTTCAACCAGACAGGCGAGCTTTTAAAACACCCCTACTATCTACTGCAATTACAACAAAACAGTCAcataggcattttaacaaacacctataGTGCATTCAAAACAAACACATACTTGCAACTCCATGAGCACAGGCGCTTGAATCTCTTCAACTTTCGAAGCTAACGACAAGCAAGCAACAGCAGCAAGCTGATTCATCCACGGCATACTTACACTTACACCCCTCTTAAAACCCCCACTCAACAAAAACCTATCAAAATAATCAACAGCCAAAACAGTCGTCATTGCAACAAACCCATAACAACTACAAACCCTAATCATCCAATCAACCGATTCTTTCCTCAAATCTATCAAACCCCCTTCTGAATAACAATTCTTCTCTTTAGACAAAAGACACGAAAGCTCATCTTCATCCCATGATAAATCGTGCTCAAAATGCGTAAAAAGATGATCTTTTTGCTTCGAGATTTGACTTTCATGGTCAAAATTGAAGTCTGATTCGTGTTCGTCGCATAAAAGATGATCGTCGAGAGGGAATGTGGGGTTTTGGGGGTTCATGTTGTTGGTTATTGGATGAGTGACATTGTTTTGGggtgtttctctctctagaatggagttttagagagagagagagttttgatTATTTAGAGAAGTGGTGTTGACTGGGGAAAATGGAAGGTAACGGCAACATTTGACCGTATCTACGGAGATGATGGTGCAGCTTTTTTCCTTATTTTATGCTCTTTGCTACATCTTTTGATTTCTTTCAAAATGGTCCCTTCACTTACTTATAAATTCTTtttataaataagtaaataactaTTTCCAATATTTTTaggagttaattgcccggatagtCTTTGTGATTTACCATTATTCATGTTTAGTCCATATCTTTTTAAAATAGCATGTTTGCTCCCTGTTGTTTAACAaattgttactcggatagtccctacaCTAGATGGATGTTAACTATTGGTGTTAAATGagcgtgaaatgaccaaaatgcccttactaATAAATAAGGGTGTGTGGAGCGGGAGTCGGCAAAACTCGGCAAACCGTTTCGCTGAGCGGCAAACACCGCCGTCGAGGTTTTGCCAACGCGGCGAAGGTTGTGGTGCGGGGATGGCATGCCGATGCGGGGAAGgtgattgagagagagagagggtattgtgggtggggtccattcctatctcaaccaatcacaactttttcctttttttttaaatagtttaccacttcaccaagtgtctaaaccattgccaacacttttcaccaaagtttaaacacttttgactgattgacataacgctctgattggtcggttttttggtttgccactccaaagtgtttaaccactccttacaccctaaaacataaaaaaaaaaaaaaacaaacctaccccctctctctttctttctctctgcTTTTTGCCCTGGAACACCATGAACGACCATAAACCACCACCTGCAAACCTCCAAAGACACACGCAAGAAATAATAAGGGGTCACCGGAAAATTGCCATTACAAAAACCTGTGTTAAATCCTAACCACAACAATCAAACCCCCACAACAACACAAATGAAGAAACCAAAATCCAAACAAGTATGTATACAGAGCCGCAACACCGAGGTTCAAGAAATCCAGTTACTAGAAAACGGATCGAATTTTGAAAACAGAATCTGGTTCAAATCCACTATCTCTACCTCCGCTTCCTGCCAAATCTCTAATCGGGTGAATTGATGAGAACACGTACTCACAACACGCAGGGTGTACGAAGTTCCAGCAGCTTCCGATATTGAAGAATTTGAAAGATGGGTTGAGGCAAGCTGGTTATTAAGAATATGATGAATATTCAGATGGCTTCGTTGCCTCGTTCTTTTTGTGGGCGGGATATACTTGGTGCGACCAAAACTGGTTCTGGAAAAACCCTAGCTTTTATTATTCCTGTAAGTTTCTATTTTTAACACAGGTTCTTGTAATGACGATTTCCCGGTGACCCCTTatttcttgtgtgtgtgtgtgtttggagGTTTGTAAGTGGTGGTTATGGTCGTTCATGGTGTTCCAGGGCAAGAAgcagagagaaagaaagaaagaaggggGTGGGGGtggctttgtttgttttttttttatgttttatttattagtaaggacattttggtcatttcacacccacttaacaccaAAAGTTAACCCCCATATAGTGTAGGGATTATCTGAGTAACAATTTGTTAAACCACAAGGAGCAAACATGCTATTTtgaaaaggtggggactaaacgtgaaaaatgGCAAACTACATTGACTATACGGGCAATTAACTGTTTTTTAGACTTAACTTCATTCTGCTCTTGCTCCACCTGGGTTTGATAGTTTTAACGTTTAACGTTTTTTCTTCAATAGTTAAAATGGTCATTTCCCTCCCTATAGTTATTATTTTCCTATGGTTTGACCCAGACCGATTGTTCGGTGCGGAATGCATTAGACCTGGCGGTTGAAAGGATGGCTAAGGTTATGAGATTAGATGGTGACGACAGTTTAGAACTCGAAGCAGGTCTGAGCCCCTTGTTTCCTTCtacctttttcttgtttttgaGCAAGATTTGAAATGGGTGAAACTGGGAACGATTTAGAACTCGAAGAACCTGTTACAACGGAAACGGTTTGAGCCGCTCATTTCCTTCTATCCCAAAGAACCTTTTACACCAGAGATATTATCAGGAAACGATTTAGAAGTATGGCgatggtggcaggtggtggtggtggtggtagagaAGGTAGAGAGGGGTAGGGAGGTAATGATGGTTTAACAGAAAGTTTTGTGGTGGACGATGGCGGTGATGACAGGTGGTGGTGGTTGGATCATGATAGTGGTCGCTTACAAAGAGAGGGTTCTGGTGAATGATGATGATAGGTGAGGTATAATGATattgtatatatgtatattaataaaagtaatataatacatataatatatagttagaaaattatattttaaatgttaatatcaataaaagacaaaaacatgTTTAAGGAATTAATAAAATCGAATACCTATATGTAAAATTACAGAACTATACTTACTTTTAACTAAAATTTTCAACCAAGTTAGAGTCAAGAAGCAATAATATTAAAAGCTTAGTGAGTACTTTGGccatttttaaactattgggtCAAAAGTGTCAAAAGTTTCAAACTACATAGAGTTAAAACTTAGTTAACTATTTTTTATATTTACCTACTTATAACAATTAACAATTATAATGATAGTCacaataataaaaaatgaaaatttactAATTACTAAGAGCAAATTGCAGTTTTCGTCTATCGAGTTTGCACTAGTTACTGTCTATCGGGTTTGCACTAGTTACCGGTTGAGTTCACTCATAACACCTTAAGTGCCTAATGTTTCATATCTTAACAGATATTGTCCCTTCGTCTAACGTCGGTCCACAGAACCACTAGTTCCCCCTCACATGATCCTCACGTGGGGGTATTTTCATCTTTCCCCCTTATTTGATTGGTCTTCTTCTACAAAACCTTAATTTGACACCATTCCTCCTGAATTAACCCAATTTCCTTTCATGACATCATTGTTACCAAATTCGTCGTATAGGATGTCGAACTCAAGCTCCAATTGGCATGAGGGGTCTAATTTGTATTCAAACATGAATCATGAGCCTCCAGTTTGTTCTAGTGGGTCTCTTACCTTGCTTTCGAACTTCATGGAAGGATGCAAACCTAGGTCGTCGCTTTCACTATTGTGTAAGTATCCTTAATCCTAAGTTttaggaataatggattttaataatatcAACTATTAGCCGTTGGACAGCAACAGTCCCAACTTCGAAAATAATCAACGGTGGTCCCaccttttcacatattgtaaaccaatggaccttTGCTAATAGAAAAGGAAAAGGAGACAAAAAGAAATAAGGTTCTGTTAGCAAAGGCCTAttggtttacaatatgtgaaaaggtGGGACAATCGCTGGTTATTTTTTAAGCTGGGACTGTTGCCAGCAAATGACTAATaattaggattattaaaatccattattcctaaattttatcatatttttctacttaaattttatcatatttttctACTTATATGATCTCTCTGAATTTAATTAACAGAGAACATGGTGTGGTTTCATGAAATGGTGTGATCCTCCAATGTGTCGAAGGTCAAAAAGTTGATACATGGATTGTTAAAAAGAATGAACAAACATTAGTAATTTTCAACTGCAAAGGCTAATGAAGCAAGAAGGCCAAAGATTATATTAGTTTTTAGTTGGTTTTACTTTGTTATGTACTTAATGACTAGTAGATTGGTTTAGGTGTGCTATGTTTAATGTTATTTAGTTGTTTTATTATGACTTCAAGTTGATTGATGAAAATATTATGTAAAGTGCTTTTGATTAATGAAAATGCAGTGTACTCTTGAAACTAAATGCTTGCACACATGAACATAAAACTAGTAACCAGATTACCCATACACTAAAACTTTCACAAACCTAATGACTCGTAACAATAACCTATATAACCATGACCTACATAAACTACAACATCATATAGTCACCAACATTATTTCCAATGACAATCATCATTTGACCAGTCTAAGTCTGAGTCATGCTCGTCTACGTTTGGATTATGGTACTCGGGCTCCACCTCCTTTTCGGGACTATCATAAtcaaatgaccattttaccctttcTGACTAAACCTGCATAAACCAAATGAACATTGACTGTTTTACCCTTTCTGAACAAACCTACATAAACCAACTTGTGCGCATACCATTAAACCTACATGTCCATTTGAGCTACAACCTACATGCCATTAAACCTACATACTGACCCATTTAAGCTACAACCTACACACCATTAAACCTTTATACAATATAGTATATATTTTGTTTCGCGAGTACTTTTTTTAACGATGAACTTCATTATAAATTAAAGTCGACCCAAACCAAATCAATATTGGAcactgtgacaactgtcaaaattgcatgcatccgtacaattattagacaacgattaatgcttaatgactgtgctggaTTACAATTAAGTACTTGAATTGCTTCCTGATTATtaccatatacatacatgtgcatcatatattgcaaatgACATATCATTACTGCATACAAACTTTGTTGACTcgaatgatgcacgaaacaccgGCAGCatagttatcagacaaatcagaaaatgctgacggagttcagtacatagacagataTGGTATTGAGGTACaaaatgagccagaaaccaagtattacactagtatagtgtgtaggaaagtaaggatcacaaaactgccttcctagtgatagtttaagtgtcggaaaatgcctaaaactcacataaactgcagaattctgcagaaaatcagcaaaatcagcatttaaacattctaatatcatgcagaaatatggttaaatggtcctgaatgctttcctaagtgtcgggaatcaaaactgtcacaaaaggtaacataaagcacactaaactgcaaagtttagcaccttaacgaaccggtaaccaaccaaacaaccggacactacccgaaacaccaaattttcactagaagcattgttttaacattaccaagctagttatggtccccgaacatcataacacatcatATATCAACTAGTAACTAAATAACCTAACTAAATACTTGAAATCTAAACATAAACTAACTAATTGGTTGAAACCTAAgcctagaccccccccccccacctagtaAACGGCCAACATGAGGCCTCACCATGGATTTTATTTTGATTTGATATTGGATCTTTTTTCTTCATATAAGACACTAGGCTATCACCCGCGAACATCGCGGGGTAGAAAAAATTTATATTTGgattaaaaaaataatacataagtAATACTTATAAACTAATGAGTGGATTTTTTCCTTTAgtaacaaatatttttttttcggTTTGAATAATATTCACAATTGGCGTCCATGTGTGTTTAAAGGTTTCAGTTAGAATTATTAACTTTTTACATGGGGTAACGGCATGAGGAAAGTTTGTTCGCTTTGTTATTATTTTAAAATGCTTTTATTGCAGAAAGTTTACAAAAATAAGTTAGAAGTAATGGGTCGTTTAAAATGTTTGGTGAATGTATTTTTTTTGGTTCGCCTTCTATTGAATCAATTTGGGCAATCATGTCTTCGGCTCCAAATGATTATTTTGAAACCTTCTACAGGCAAAATAAAAAGGTATTTTCATAATGGCCCAACTTCCCTTTGACTCACACAAAATATGTTATGCAATTTATGTTGCTTTGTGATAGTTATGTA encodes the following:
- the LOC110911018 gene encoding cyclin-D3-3: MNPQNPTFPLDDHLLCDEHESDFNFDHESQISKQKDHLFTHFEHDLSWDEDELSCLLSKEKNCYSEGGLIDLRKESVDWMIRVCSCYGFVAMTTVLAVDYFDRFLLSGGFKRGVSVSMPWMNQLAAVACLSLASKVEEIQAPVLMELQVEGAKFVFESKTIMRMELLVLDSLQWKMNPVTPFAFTDYIMRRLGLIAHHQCSEFVQRCERTVLAVVNDSRYLDYLPSVIAAATMALVIKEVDPDNAFDYLNGLKDFLEISEEKVDECVKFILEVSDNHGSNHFVSQKRKYQFAPASPNGVIDSYFSSDNSNDSWAVASTSPVSSSPEPLLKKIRARDEAGFTDSCMVSNLR